Genomic segment of Mercurialis annua linkage group LG6, ddMerAnnu1.2, whole genome shotgun sequence:
GCTGAGGATCAGCCAACAGCTATGGTGAAAGCTAGGGAGGTTTGTGAGTTGCTGAGGGATTGTCCACCTGTGAGTTTGAGGTTACTTTTGGAGAAGATTGGTGAGGTTCTTCCTGGACATCAGTTTGCTTCTGTAAGtatatttggaattgttttgattttgttgtGTTTTTTATTGTCAATTATGCTATGTTTTTGGTTAGCTTGGTAATTGTTTTGCTTGATTTAAGTAAATCTTTCAACTTTAAGTTTTGTTCTTGAGAAAACTGGCATGTTAACCAATCCTAGTACAAGTACACACATGATTAGATATTTTAGACTTTGTTGATATGTGTGTGTTTAGTGTTTTCATAAGGTTCGGTTTTTATTAAGATTTTGGGGAGATTTCAGTTGGTGAACTTGAAAGTTAAGTTTGATATCATGGCAAGGGGGAAATTTTGGAAACTTAACTCAGCCATATTACTTCTGCAAGTATGTCAGAGGGACACAATTGCTGATAACAAGTTTTGTTTGTAGGTGTTGGTGACCATGTTCTGATATGTAGTGTAACTAATAAGTGAAACCTGGTTGGCAATTGGGTGATAGATATTAACATTTCATATGTACTAATTGAACTTTTGTTGCTCTTAAAAGGTGCGGGCGGGAGTCGAGATGGCATTGATTGATTCGGTGGCTAATAGCATTGGCATACCTTTATGGAGGCTATTTGGTGGAGCTTCAGATACTATAACTACTGATATAACAGTTCAGTGCCTTTGGTAGTGATTCTGCAGTTAGAGgatcatttttctttttgtgtTTGACATTAATTGCTTCATAAAGAATACACTtgaaaaatatgtaaataaagCTTATCCACGTTATTTGTGCAGATTCCCATTGTATCACCAGCTGAAGCTGCTGATTTGGCTTTGAAGTATCACAAACAGGGATTTAAAACTTTGAAGCTGAAGGTGGGAAAGAATCTCAAGGCAGATATTGAAGTTCTTCAGTCCATTCGTGCAGTCTACCCTGATTGTCTCTTTATCTTGGATGCCAATGAGGGATACAAACCCAAGGAAGCTATTGAAGTTCTTGAAAAGTTACATGGTACATGGTTTAGTGTTTGTTGTTTTACGCGTTCCATTTCATGATAGCTTTAGCACTCTCTATGTAAAGAGAGTAATTCATACGCTTTAAAATAGTAGTTCAATCGTGAAACATATATATGCTTTGATGTGTAAAATTAACTTAAACTACCACTTCTTCTAGAAATGCAGGTTACACCTATTCTCTTTGAACAACCAGTTCATAGAGATGACTGGGAAGGTCTTGGTCACGTTACTAATGTTGCAAAAAACAAATACGGGGTGTCTGTTGCAGCCGATGAAAGCTGCCGGGGTTTAAATGACGTGAAGAAAATAGTAGCAGGTAAGCTTGCTGATGTCGTTAACATCAAGCTTGCCAAAGTTGGAGTTGTCGGGGCACTTGAGATTATTGAGTTGGCTAGATCATCAGGATTGGATCTTATGATTGGCGGTATGGTTGAGACCAGGCTTGCCATGGGCTTTGCAGGGCACCTTGCTGCTGGCCTAGGGTGTTTCAAGTAAGTACATTGAACTTCTAATTGCCTGCAACTTGCAGTCGACCtagttagtttatttaattctttgTAATATTATGCTTAATTTGAAATTCCGAAATAGCTCCTTCCTTTTCCGAGTTTCCATTTATAATGGTCGGGCTTACTTCATTATCCTGTGGCTTACTCTTCAGTATAAAATACTCTCCTTTTTGAGTGTTTAGTTACAAATGTTCAATGCAGGTTCATAGACCTAGATACTCCTCTTTTGATGTCAGAAGATCCTGTTCATGGGGGTTATGAAGGTAATTAAATCTTTTCATTGGTCACGCAATCTATAATAATCTAACTTCTATATTTAAAGCAATTCAGTATCATTATATTTATGgaagtaattttaaaaattgatgatgcttttcttttttcatatgCTAGTATCGGGTGCTGTCTACAAATTTACGAATGCTAGAGGCCATGCTGGTTTTCTTCATTGGGACAACATTATCTAGTGAGTTTTACTTTATCGTATGCCACTTCAATATACTGGCTTAAGTCTAACAAGATTTACCATTGTGCTGTTATAATATGTAAACCTTGCATTGTCAGGGAGCTCCATTATAAGCCAAAAAGTATTTTAATCTTTCGCTTTTATCATGCACATCTCAATTGATAATTTACGTTTGCTATTGAGCACAGTAAATAGCAAATAGTTCCATGCGTACTAGACACAATGCTAATCATGCAGAATTCTTAATGGGTATAATAAGCTACCAAATGATAATAATTCTCGATTGTAGTCTAATAGCTTCTTTAGGTAATAAGAAATCTTTTTCTTGACATGCTGACATCGTGTTGTGGTCAAAGATAAGACTATTGATCATTATGGAAATTGCATGGCAGGAGGTAGAACTTTGAAACGAATTTCtttagcaaatattcaaatttacGGTTCCTTAGGTTCaagatttttaatattttgtgttgCAAGATAGTGGGAACATCGATTAGTAATGAACATAACACGTCACGTGCCCGTTAGCTTGTGCAAAACTATGTTAAGGagcaaatatcaaaataaaactgAAGGCTCACTGGTAGATGTAGCCATGTAGGTAGAGAGGAAGAGATGGGCTTATGTTAACATGGAGGATAGTGATTCAAGATGATTCACAAGTCTTGGACCTTTCTGAAGATATGACCCAAATTAACTTGGGATTAAGGTTTAGTTGAGATAAGTTGAGTTGTAAAGGCAAATCAGTGAATTTTCTTTTGTCATTGATTGATCTCATGGGATTTCAACTTATGACAATGGAAAGTGGTACTATTCCTTTTCAACCACTTGGTTACCGATTGTGTCCTTCAAAACACATCACTATCTCGGTAACCTTCTGGTAGTTTCTTTCTTCAATGATTACCAGTCCATAGGAGTATTTTGTGTCCAACTTCTAAGAATCGACTTCTTGCAGGAGCCATTTACTGACTTAAGACTGATTGTTATGGGCATTAAACACTCCTGTTAGTACTGTTTCCACGAAGTTCTAACCTCTTTAATGGGATGGCTTGAGATTTATCTTGTCTCATTTCCCATGTAAGTGGCAAATAAACTACAGTAAATTTTGACGCTCTCATATAAGATTATGAATGTGTTGAGATTTTTGTATCCTGGTATCATAGGTAACAATCACATCATGAATGCCGACTGGTTGAACATTTTTTGCAGTgcttaaaattgaaaatgaagtaCAATTCTCATTTGTTGATTTATAAGTGCCTAAAATATAAGATTTATTTTTCTCGTTCGATCTCCGAGTATCatagagaagaaaagaagtaaGAGAACAGTAAACTTTATGCATAATTGCATTTTGGTCCTATTAGTCATATTTTTGTAGTGCACTACTAAATGTGTTACTGGCTGAGCTATCAGAAACAAAAACTGTCAAGACTAATTCTGCAAATCATTACCTACTCATAACATCAATTGTTCGAGTGAGACACTATTTCTGAAATGAAAATGCGTACTACTGCCGattttttttgtgaattttCGTGTCAATATAGTACTTATTGATCTCTTTTAATCCAGGCTgattgaatatttattttgcCTCTCAAATGTAGGAATTCATCGGCTGTCTAGGAGCTTCTCGTCCTCAGTGTTTGTGAAACAATTAGTGCTGTTACGAAGATTGGTTGCCTCTCAACTCTTTTAAAAGCCTTGCCGACAAGAACTTAGCAGAAGAGAGATCTGTGCAAGGCTGCTGGCACAAGGATTTGCTGGAAGAATGAGAGGTATGCTATTTAATCTAGCAGTTTTCTGTGTTTCCCGCGATGTGAATATAATCAGGGAACTGCATTTTGTCGGTTTATTTTCAATCTAAGACGTTATATCTCGAGTGAGGGTAATTGCAGTTCTTGTTATGCATCTTTCATTCTTGAAAGTTTCAATTGCTGCAAAGTTGAGAATCTTTAATACCTTTATCACATCAGTAAGATAACATTACTTGAACAAGATATTTAACTTCCATcaacattataataaaaattacagacaagaatttgttttatattactaatttgacttcttttttttattcataaaaaaaatttgactttttttttttaatttttcccaTTCAATGTGTTAAGTAAATTAAGTGTTGGAATAAAACCGTGCAGATCGGAAGAAAAGAAACCATATATAGCCGGGGATTATTGTCGAGTTTAGTTGAACCATTGAAATTTACTATGCCATTCTAGTGAAATGTATTGATGATCTGAATTGGACTTCAACTTAAAAAGAAACCAACAAATGAAGATTTCATAAACTTCATAACTATTAATCAATCAACCATTAACTTCATGATCAACTGAGCGtgaaatcaaatgaatatttcagaattattttaattaagcaaATTAGCgtgaaatcaaataaaactttactaagaaatataatttatattctttGACTTTCATAATGTGtataatatttatgtttttaaactaaatttaacattaaaattaaattataaagcATCTCGGATTTATAATTCTGCAACTATGTCAATATGAAATCAATTGTTTATAGATTTTGaattttcaaatcaatatttaataataaatttgatttagaTTCATATAAAAGTTCTTCTTGGGGCCATGATTTTACATTATTAAATGCAAATTGTTCATGGTTTGAACCATTTTCATGAAGTATTATAATGTGATCGACTTAGTCAACGGATAATGTGATAGACTCAGTCTGtttaaaaatagagaaaattaggaaaaatactctttttaaaaataataggatttcctacctcaaaaaggaaaagatagagaaaatacctcacccttttactataattttttttttactctaagacatatttatattataattatacctacttttaattattattttactctaatcatattttttttactctaatcatatactatctgtcacttttttttctttttctctttcatttctcttctcttctctgctttcttttttttccgccatttttcttcttcttcttcttctttttcttctttattcttcttttct
This window contains:
- the LOC126654128 gene encoding L-Ala-D/L-amino acid epimerase, whose protein sequence is MFSIGSFNFPLHLQTHQNSSPKSPPLSNARTKAMAKTPYPPSNSTSFRFRDLMETLTVDVERAENRPLNVPLIAPFTIASSRLDKVENVAIRIELSNGCVGWGETPILPFVTAEDQPTAMVKAREVCELLRDCPPVSLRLLLEKIGEVLPGHQFASVRAGVEMALIDSVANSIGIPLWRLFGGASDTITTDITIPIVSPAEAADLALKYHKQGFKTLKLKVGKNLKADIEVLQSIRAVYPDCLFILDANEGYKPKEAIEVLEKLHEMQVTPILFEQPVHRDDWEGLGHVTNVAKNKYGVSVAADESCRGLNDVKKIVAGKLADVVNIKLAKVGVVGALEIIELARSSGLDLMIGGMVETRLAMGFAGHLAAGLGCFKFIDLDTPLLMSEDPVHGGYEVSGAVYKFTNARGHAGFLHWDNII